Proteins encoded within one genomic window of Nordella sp. HKS 07:
- a CDS encoding L-threonylcarbamoyladenylate synthase: MNCNRETPLTQSVTLAAEALIEGKLVAFPTETVYGLGADATQDKAVAQVFAAKGRPAFNPLIVHVSSLEEAAALGEFNAEASELGQLFWPGPLTLVVPRRQGCPVSLLASAGLGSLAIRVPKHPVAQALLKAVRRPVVAPSANPSGRISPTTAAHVHAGLGDKVSVILDGGPSAIGLESTIIGFLDGRPSLLRPGGLAREEIERALGHKLVSGGDSKAPSAPGQLESHYAPKAHIRLDAKAAREGEAYLAFGEAPDARYNLSPSGDLLEAAANLFRLLHEIDATGVAAIAVAPIPRHGLGEAMNDRLSRAAAPRPAESE; this comes from the coding sequence TTGAATTGCAACCGGGAAACTCCTCTGACCCAATCCGTCACCTTGGCCGCCGAGGCTTTGATCGAAGGCAAGCTTGTCGCCTTCCCGACCGAGACCGTCTATGGGCTCGGTGCCGATGCGACGCAGGACAAGGCCGTCGCCCAGGTCTTCGCCGCCAAGGGCCGGCCGGCCTTCAACCCGTTGATCGTGCATGTATCGTCGCTTGAGGAGGCCGCGGCGCTGGGCGAGTTCAATGCCGAGGCGAGCGAGCTCGGCCAGCTGTTCTGGCCGGGACCGCTGACCCTGGTCGTGCCGCGCCGTCAAGGCTGCCCCGTATCGTTGCTCGCTTCGGCGGGCCTAGGCAGTCTTGCCATCAGGGTGCCGAAGCATCCCGTGGCGCAAGCTTTGCTCAAGGCGGTGCGCCGGCCGGTGGTGGCGCCCAGCGCCAATCCCTCGGGCCGCATCAGCCCGACTACGGCTGCGCATGTGCACGCCGGGCTCGGCGACAAGGTCAGCGTGATCCTCGATGGTGGACCTTCGGCCATCGGGCTCGAATCGACCATCATCGGCTTCCTTGACGGACGGCCGAGCCTGTTGCGTCCGGGAGGCCTGGCCCGCGAGGAAATCGAGCGCGCGCTCGGCCACAAGCTTGTCTCGGGCGGAGATTCTAAGGCCCCTTCGGCTCCCGGCCAGTTGGAAAGCCACTATGCCCCGAAGGCCCATATTCGGCTCGATGCGAAGGCCGCACGGGAGGGAGAGGCTTATCTCGCCTTCGGCGAGGCTCCGGATGCTCGCTACAATCTTTCCCCTTCCGGCGATCTGCTGGAAGCGGCCGCCAATCTCTTTCGCCTGCTTCATGAAATCGACGCGACCGGTGTTGCCGCTATCGCCGTGGCGCCCATACCTCGCCACGGGCTGGGTGAGGCGATGAATGATCGGC